The following proteins are encoded in a genomic region of Hirundo rustica isolate bHirRus1 chromosome 15, bHirRus1.pri.v3, whole genome shotgun sequence:
- the MPRIP gene encoding myosin phosphatase Rho-interacting protein isoform X1, producing the protein MAAKDNPCRKFQANIFNKSKCQNCFKPRESHLLNDEDLNQAKPIYGGWLLLAPEGTDFDNPVHRSRKWQRRFFILYEHGLLRYALDEMPTTLPQGTINMNQCTDVVDGESRTGQKFSLCILTPEKEHFIRAENKEIISGWLEMLIIYPRTNKQNQKKKRKVEPPTPQEPGPAKMAVTSSNIPSAEKVPATKSTLWQEEMRGKDQADGGSGIGPTQSPMQGQAGAASSMKDPVLDSKEEESSMNGDRIDCGRKTRVESGYFSLEKTKQDSKLEEQQLQPPPSPPSPSTPNNRYSYPKSPSQEHAQPFPSPGIRSGDRMIHSFSLNSLDSKSSCSMHKDSSSRDVGRGAEKSGRPLSFKASRQYTTLADVPKAIRISNREAFQVERKRLERRTRARSPGREEVARLFGNERRRSQVIEKFEALDIENAEHMETNASGGAALSSETRQGRSEKRVFPRKRDFTCEGAAVGSILDVSASPLSPHRRAKSLDRRSTESSMTPDLLNFKKGWLTKQYEDGQWKKHWFVLTDQSLRYYRDSVAEEAADLDGEIDLSTCYDVTEYPVQRNYGFQIHTKEGEFTLSAMTSGIRRNWIQTIMKHVRPTTAPDVTSSLPEEKSKTSSSFETGPKPSEKPDTEQAELDTEQKRSRARERRREGRSKTFDWAEFRPIQQALVQERANAADSSSGGSAAFPRDSGAADADPGELERERARRREERRKRFEMIDAVDGAGSEEALRMEVDRILPVPADIKPQNVHVEIEQRWHQVETTPLREEKQIPITPLHLAHAEDREEGLTKQHLTTLLEKELEQKQKEALELLEQNRHLQDQLKVALGREQSAREGYVLQTEVAASPSGAWQRLHKVNQDLQSELEAQCQRQEVINQQIQSLKRSYAEAKDVIRHHEAEIQSLQARLSNAAAELAIKEQTLAKLKSDLRSEKEKAKEQLEEWQHGEAALSSQLKASEQKLKSAEALLLEKTQELRDLEMQQALQRDHQKEVQRLQDRIADLSGQLNASEQARVLMEEKLQKNYEALLESCEREKQVLIRSLKEVEEKANEYENQLQNSEQQMEILQKEKLSAKFEGSELVHQLEEQLAMKEASIQKLAEHIKELERERDQIKCRFHELMNQVAESDNEVAKLQAKLKMEETNYHNLEQSFEEVSDQFRGVQEVLKEKEEELRHVKEMHLRIVEKKDQDLSEALVKMVALDSSLEETKVKLKAKEEALKKLASVGSGPSAEEAEDLGPSLEADESHSSQLGQALQTQDVLPALTYALKEEEDEVLETSQRQVEEFGSPSKVVELQDQELVQKALAKPDVGIMGAKRQRIRFSSIQCQKYIHPDGSEKNWTSSTSSDTSQDRSLSEESMSSEPALGYPSSGTSDSETYLSIIHSLETKLYITEEKLKDVTMKLESQHGHNQETLIALHHQWASTESQLREQLQTSLSQVNALISQLESERQEKFKLIESHVSELGGFQMKNDQALTCLEKCREQLRSLPKSDKGKEGDLFLVTLSSMETTLSNAIQALSGAPVPSEYQQSESLTTESPAPEGGDLGEEEHVSKEQQADVFDTGQLRWLSERVAFEASLINQIAESLKNASSEIAQLLREIQGTAEVVLLEPASVSRTAHDLASILSKKLLLEGEFWSQVKELRAHLGTREGGAEGKTETSLGFSPCFLSAVADATLIKAELGFVAEKMRESFHQRLKTIEEELHNTKTALQQHKCMLEEIIQAYRTPEFDRVMHQISEALEIQKDASERTQISWDGSRLQMVPCQELAKVEETGSAPDRSSEALVSIQEDLAQQLKDKSSVLKEISVALLSLPPEEATRDCQKLLKMPQSLSYHSCLGDLERYSSLLVHDAIVQAQVCYAACKVRLEHEREMKSYKESLQSMDALCQERVKTVSLLRDEYEELLRKQQGEYSEVIAVLERENADLKAKVSQLDSQRRLLEEEGHEHSKSLSELQGRYEEEIRNVIEQLNRTEDALKAERMEGLNQLDAVVRDKQSMEQHHLEQMQTLEEKFQAKIKELQVIHGEELQTLQEHYSQNLQRLQETLDEYQRQHPEASPAVAPGAGDTWAAGEAGGTGQDPGSDPDSMHGLRERIQELEAQMNVMRDELENKHLEGNASTLREKYQKDFENLKATCERGFAAMEETHQKKIEDLQRQHQRELEKLREEKDRLLAEETAATISAIEAMKNAHREELERELEKSQRSQISSVNADIEALRRQYLEELQSVQRELEVLSEQYSQKCLENAHLAQALEAERQALRQCQRENQELNAHNQELNNRLAAEITRLRTLLTGEGGGEAAGSPLTQGKDAYELEVLLRVKESEIQYLKQEISSLKDELQTALRDKKYASDKYKDIYTELSIVKAKADCDISRLKEQLKAATEAQGEKSPVNTTVSGYDIMKSKSNPDFLKKDRSSVSRQLRNIRSKSLKEGLTVQERLKLFESRDLKKD; encoded by the exons GAGCCTGGTCCTGCTAAGATGGCTGTGACCAGCAGCAACATTCCCAGTGCTGAGAAGGTCCCTGCCACCAAGTCCACGCTCTGGCAGGAGGAAATGAGGGGCAAAGACCAAGCAGATGGGGGGAGTGGCATTGGACCAACCCAGAGCCCCAtgcaaggccaggctggggctgccagctCCATGAAGGATCCCGTGCTGGACAGCAAGGAAG AGGAGAGCTCCATGAACGGAGACCGGATAGACTGCGGGCGGAAGACGCGCGTCGAGAGCGGGTACTTCTCCTTGGAGAAGACCAAACAAGACTCGAAGCTGGAAGAGCAGCAACTGCAACCCCCACCAAGCccgcccagccccagcaccccgAACAACAGGTACAGTTATCCCAAATCGCCCTCGCAGGAGCATGCCCAgccctttccttccccaggTATCCGATCAGGCGACCGAATGATTCACAGCTTCTCTCTGAACTCCTTGGACTCGAAGAGCAGTTGCTCCATGCACAAGGactccagcagcagagatgtAGGAAGGGGAGCTGAAAAATCGGGGCGTCCCCTTTCTTTTAAAGCCAGCCGGCAGTACACCACCCTGGCCGACGTTCCCAAGGCCATTAGGATCAGTAATCGTGAGGCCTTCCAGGTGGAGAGGAAGCGGCTAGAGCGGAGAACCCGGGCTCGTAGCCCTGGGAGAGAAGAAGTGGCCCGGCTCTTTGGGAATGAGAGAAG GAGATCCCAGGTGATCGAGAAATTCGAGGCACTGGACATTGAGAATGCGGAGCACATGGAAACGAACGCGTCGGGAGGCGCTGCCCTTTCCAGCGAGACGCGGCAGGGCAGGAGCGAGAAGAGGGTTTTCCCACGGAAACGG GACTTCACTTGTGAAGGAGCAGCCGTGGGCTCCATCCTGGATGTGTCTGCGTCACCTCTGTCCCCACACCGCCGGGCAAAGTCGCTGGACAGAAGGTCCACGGAGTCCTCTATGACG cCCGACCTGCTGAACTTCAAGAAGGGCTGGTTGACAAAGCAATACGAGGATGGGCAG TGGAAGAAGCACTGGTTTGTGCTGACAGACCAGAGCCTGAGATACTACCGGGATTCAGTGGCAGAGGAG gcagctgacCTGGATGGAGAAATCGATTTATCCACGTGCTATGATGTCACTGAGTACCCAGTTCAGAGGAACTACGGCTTCCAGATACAT ACAAAGGAAGGGGAGTTCACCCTCTCTGCCATGACGTCGGGCATCCGCCGCAACTGGATCCAGACCATCATGAAACACGTTCGCCCCACCACTGCTCCCGATGTTACAAG CTCACTGccagaagagaaaagcaaaacaagctcTTCCTTCGAGACTGGTCCGAAGCCGAGCGAGAAGCCGGATACGGAACAAGCTGAGCTGGACACGGAGCAGAAGCGGAGCCGTGCCCGGGAACGCCGACGAGAAGGACGGTCCAAGACCTTTGACTGGGCTGAATTCCGCCCCATCCAGCAGGCCCTGGTGCAGGAGCGTGCCAACGCTGCAGACTCCTCCAGCGGCGGCTCGGCCGCCTTTCCCAGGGACAGCGGAGCTGCCGACGCCGACCCGGGAGAGCTGGAGCGGGAGCGGGCCCGGCGGCGGGAGGAGCGGCGCAAGCGCTTTGAGATGATCGACGCCGTGGACGGGGCAGGGTCAGAAGAGGCGCTGAGGATGGAGGTGGACAGGATCCTGCCCGTCCCAGCAGACATCAAACCGCAGAACGTCCACGTGGAGATCGAGCAGCGCTGGCACCAGGTGGAGACCACCCCACTGCGGGAGGAGAAGCAGATCCCCATCACGCCCCTGCACCTCGCCCACGCCGAGGACCGGGAAGAGGGGCTGACGAAGCAGCACCTGACCAcgctgctggagaaggag ctggagcagaagcagaaggaggccctggagctcctggagcagaacCGGCACCTGCAGGATCAGCTGAAAGTGGCTCTGGGCCGGGAGCAGAGTGCCCGGGAGGGCTACGTGTTGCAG ACCGAGGTGGCCGCCTCGCCATCAGGTGCCTGGCAGAGGCTCCACAAAGTCAACCAAGACCTCCAAAGCGAGCTGGAAGCCCAATGCCAGCGTCAAGAGGTGATCAATCAGCAGATTCAGTCGCTGAAGCGCAGCTACGCCGAGGCCAAGGACGTGATCCGGCACCACGAGGCCGAGATTCAGAGCCTGCAGGCGAGGCTCAGTAACGCGGCAGCCGAGCTCGCCATCAAGGAGCAGACCCTGGCCAAGCTCAAGAGCGACCTGAGGAGCGAGAAGGAGAAAGccaaagagcagctggaggagtgGCAGCACGGCGAGGCCGcgctcagctcccagctgaaggCCAGCGAGCAGAAGCTGAAGAGCgcagaggctctgctgctggagaagacCCAGGAGCTGCGGGACCTGGAGATGCAGCAGGCTCTGCAGCGGGACCACCAGAAGGAAGTGCAGCGGCTCCAGGACAGGATCGCGGACCTCAGCGGGCAGCTGAACGCCAGCGAGCAGGCGCGGGTCCTCatggaggagaagctgcagaagaaCTACGAGGCTTTGCTGGAGAGCTGTGAGAGGGAGAAGCAGGTTTTGATACGGAGCCTGAAGGAGGTGGAGGAAAAGGCCAACGAGTACGAGAACCAGCTGCAGAACAGCGAGCAGCAAATGGAGATTCTGCAGAAGGAGAAGCTGAGCGCCAAGTTCGAAGGCAGCGAGCTCGTCCaccagctggaggagcagctggccATGAAGGAGGCCAGCATCCAAAAACTTGCCGAGCACATCAAGGAGCTCGAAAGAGAGAGGGATCAGATCAAGTGCCGGTTCCACGAGCTCATGAATCAGGTGGCCGAGTCGGACAATGAAGTTGCAAAATTACAAGCAAAGTTGAAAATGGAAGAGACCAACTACCACAATCTGGAGCAATCGTTCGAGGAGGTGTCGGATCAGTTCCGGGGGGTGCAGGAGGtgctgaaagagaaagaagaagagctGAGACACGTTAAGGAAATGCACTTGAGAATTGTGGAGAAGAAAGATCAAGATCTCAGTGAGGCTTTGGTTAAAATGGTTGCTTTAGATAGCAGTTTAGAGGAGACTAAAGTAAAGCTAAAGGCCAAGGAggaggctttaaaaaaattggcTAGTGTGGGCTCAGGTCCATCTGCTGAGGAGGCAGAAGACCTTGGCCCCAGTCTTGAGGCTGACGAAAGTCATTCATCCCAACTGGGGCAGGCTCTGCAAACTCAGGATGTCCTCCCAGCTCTGACTTATGCactgaaggaggaggaggatgaggttCTTGAGACCAGTCAGAGGCAAGTGGAGGAGTTTGGCTCCCCATCTAAAGTTGTAGAACTCCAGGACCAAGAGTTGGTTCAGAAAGCCTTAGCAAAGCCTGATGTAGGAATCATGGGGGCCAAGAGGCAAAGGATCCGTTTTTCAAGCATCCAGTGTCAAAAATACATCCATCCAGATGGATCAGAGAAAAACTGGACAAGCAGTACTTCTTCAGACACCAGCCAGGACAGATCTCTGTCTGAAGAAAGCATGTCCTCAGAGCCAGCTCTGGGTTACCCCTCATCGGGGACGAGCGATTCTGAGACTTATCTCTCCATCATCCATTCCCTGGAAACCAAACTTTATATTACAGAGGAAAAGCTCAAAGATGTGACGATGAAGCTTGAAAGCCAGCACGGCCATAACCAGGAGACGCTCATCGCCCTCCACCATCAGTGGGCCAGCACGGAGTCCCAGCTGCGGGAGCAGCTTCAGACCAGCCTGTCCCAAGTCAATGCTTTGATCTCGCAGCTGGAGAGCGAGAGGCAGGAAAAGTTCAAGCTCATAGAAAGTCACGTCAGCGAGCTGGGAGGTTTCCAGATGAAAAACGATCAAGCGCTGACTTGCTTAGAgaagtgcagggagcagctaaGATCCTTGCCCAAATCAGACAAGGGAAAAGAGGGTGATTTGTTCCTCGTTACTCTGTCCAGCATGGAAACAACTTTATCAAATGCAATCCAAGCCTTGAGCGGGGCGCCAGTCCCATCAGAGTATCAGCAGAGTGAAAGCCTCACCACAGAGAGCCCTGCTCCAGAAGGAGGGGATTTGGGAGAAGAGGAGCACGTCTCCAAGGAGCAGCAAGCAGATGTGTTTGACACTGGCCAGCTGAGGTGGCTTTCTGAGAGGGTGGCATTTGAGGCTTCTCTCATCAACCAAATTGCAGAGTCTTTGAAAAATGCAAGCTCTGAGATAGCCCAGCTTCTGAGAGAGATCCAGGGAACCGCCGAGGTGGTTTTGTTGGAGCCAGCAAGTGTTTCTCGTACAGCCCATGATTTGGCCAGCATCCTGTctaaaaagctgctgctggaaggggagTTCTGGAGCCAGGTGAAGGAGCTGAGAGCACACTTGGGCACTAGAGAAGGAGGGGCTGAGGGTAAAACAGAAACAAGTTTGGGCTTTTCCCCATGTTTTCTCAGTGCTGTAGCAGATGCTACATTGATCAAAGCAGAACTTGGGTTTGTTGCAGAAAAAATGAGAGAGTCTTTTCATCAGAGGTTAAAAACAATCGAAGAAGAGCTCCATAATACCAAAACCgctctccagcagcacaaatgCATGTTGGAGGAGATCATCCAAGCGTACAGGACTCCTGAGTTTGACAGAGTTATGCACCAGATTTCTGAAGCACTTGAAATACAAAAAGATGCTTCTGAAAGAACGCAGATCTCTTGGGATGGGAGCCGTCTCCAAATGGTGCCGTGCCAGGAGTTAGCCAAGGTGGAGGAGACCGGCAGCGCACCAGACCGTAGTAGTGAAGCTCTTGTTTCCATTCAGGAAGATCTTGCCCAGCAACTAAAGGACAAGTCCAGTGTTCTGAAGGAGATATCTGTTGCCTTACTCTCTCTGCCTCCCGAGGAGGCCACGAGAGACTGTCAGAAGCTCCTGAAGATGCCCCAGAGTCTTTCCTACCATTCGTGCCTGGGAGACCTGGAGCGGTATTCGTCTTTGTTAGTCCACGATGCCATTGTTCAGGCTCAGGTTTGTTACGCCGCTTGCAAAGTCCGGCTGGAGCACGAGAGGGAGATGAAGTCCTACAAGGAGTCCTTGCAGAGCATGGATGCGCTGTGCCAGGAGCGCGTGAAGACGGTGTCTCTCCTGCGGGACGAGTACGAGGAGCTGctcaggaagcagcagggcGAGTACAGCGAGGTGATCGCCGTGCTGGAGAGGGAGAACGCTGACCTCAAGGCAAAggtgtcccagctggacagcCAGCGGAGGCTCTTGGAGGAGGAAGGGCATGAACACAGCAAGAGCTTGAGCGAGCTGCAGGGGCGGTATGAGGAGGAGATCCGAAACGTGATCGAGCAGCTCAACAGGACAGAGGATGCCCTGAAGGCCGAGAGGATGGAGGGGCTCAACCAGCTGGATGCCGTTGTCCGTGACAAGCAGAGCATGGAGCAGCATCACCTGGAGCAGATGCAAACGCTGGAGGAAAAGTTCCAGGCCAAAATCAAGGAACTGCAGGTCATCCACGGCGAGGAGCTGCAGACACTGCAGGAGCACTACAGCCAGAACCTGCAGCGCCTGCAAGAAACCCTCGACGAGTACCAGAGGCAGCACCCGGAGGCGTCACCCGCGGTGGCCCCGGgcgctggggacacctgggcgGCCGGCGAGGCGGGTGGCACCGGGCAGGACCCCGGCAGCGACCCGGACTCCATGCACGGCCTGAGGGAACGcatccaggagctggaggcccAGATGAACGTCATGAGGGATGAGCTGGAGAACAAACACCTGGAGGGGAACGCTTCCACTTTGAGGGAAAAATACCAGAAAGACTTTGAAAACCTAAAG GCAACATGTGAGAGGGGCTTTGCAGCCATGGAGGAGACGCACCAGAAGAAGATTGAGGACCTGCAGCGGCAGCACCAGCgggagctggagaagctgcggGAGGAGAAGGATCGCCTGCTGGCAGAGGAAACGGCTGCCACCATCTCAG CCATCGAAGCCATGAAGAACGCGCAccgggaggagctggagcgggaGCTGGAGAAGTCCCAGCGCTCCCAGATCAGCAGCGTCAACGCCGACATCGAGGCCCTCCGAAGGCAGTACCT ggaggagctgcagtcAGTGCAGCgggagctggaggtgctttCGGAGCAGTActcccagaagtgtttggaGAACGCCCACCTGGCGCAGGCGCTGGAGGCTGAGAGGCAGGCCCTCCGCCAGTGCCAGCGGGAGAACCAGGAGCTCAACGCCCACAACCAG gagCTGAATAACCGCCTGGCTGCGGAGATCACGCGATTGCGGACCCTGCTGACCGGGGAGGGCGGGGGAGAGGCTGCTGGGTCGCCTCTCACGCAGGGCAAGGACGCCTACGAGCTGGAG GTCCTGCTGCGGGTCAAAGAATCCGAAATCCAGTACCTGAAGCAGGAGATCAGCTCCCTCAAAGACGAGCTGCAGACTGCACTGAGG GATAAGAAATACGCCAGCGACAAGTACAAAGACATCTACACGGAGCTGAGCATCGTGAAGGCCAAGGCAGACTGTGATATCAGCAGGTTGAAAGAGCAGCTGAAAGCAGCCACAGAAGCTCAGGGAGAGAAATCCCCTGTGAACACCACTGTATCGGGATATG ATATTATGAAATCAAAAAGCAACCCTGATTTCTTGAAGAAAGACAGATCCAGTGTTAGCCGGCAACTAAGGAATATCAGGTCAAAG